In a genomic window of Phragmites australis chromosome 14, lpPhrAust1.1, whole genome shotgun sequence:
- the LOC133890150 gene encoding PGR5-like protein 1A, chloroplastic — MASDAWLSLPCRLPSLLSPPMLRRLPCTAAASTSPRCRVGTAVPARPRRGRVAGGRCRPRASEAERQGPVQQEDEVVDSNVLPYCSIDRKEKKTIGEMEQEFLQALQAFYYDKTAIMSNEEFDNLKEELMWEGSSVVMLSPDEQRLLEASMAYVAGNPIMTDAEFDELKLRLKKEGSDIVQEGPRCSLRSRKVYSDLTVDYFKMFLLNVPAAIVALTLFFFLDDLTGFEITYLLELPEPFSFIFTWFAALPLIFWVAKAITNAIVKDFLILKGPCPNCGNENLSFFGTILSVPSGGAKNSVKCANCGTAMVYDSASRLITLPELAEA; from the exons aTGGCCTCCGATGCGTGGCTTTCTCTACCATGCCGCCTCCCATCTCTCCTCTCCCCGCCGATGCTCCGCCGGTTACCCTGCACCGCCGCGGCGTCCACCTCCCCAAGGTGCCGTGTCGGGACGGCGGTGCCCGCGCGCCCCCGCCGCGGCAGGGTGGCCGGCGGCCGGTGCCGGCCTCGCGCCTCCGAGGCTGAGAGGCAGGGACCGGTGCAACAGGAAGACGAGGTTGTCGACAGCAATGTGCTCCCCTACTGCAGCATCGAccggaaggagaagaagaccattGGGGAGATGGAGCAGGAGTTCCTCCAGGCGTTGCAG GCGTTCTATTACGACAAGACGGCGATCATGTCGAACGAGGAGTTCGATAACCTCAAGGAGGAGCTCATGTGGGAAGGAAGCAGCGTTGTGATGCTAA GCCCAGATGAGCAAAGGCTTTTGGAAGCCTCCATGGCATATGTGGCTGGCAACCCCATCATGACGGATGCTGAATTTGATGAACTAAAATTGAGATTAAAG AAAGAAGGAAGTGACATTGTACAAGAAGGTCCAAGATGCAGCCTACGGAGTCGAAAG GTCTACAGTGACTTGACTGTTGATTACTTCAAGATGTTCCTGCTAAATGTTCCAGCAGCCATTGTAGCTTTGACACT ATTCTTCTTCTTGGATGATTTGACAGGATTCGAGATCACATATCTTCTCGAG TTGCCAGAGCCTTTCAGTTTCATCTTCACATGGTTTGCTGCACTGCCTTTAATATTTTGGGTAGCAAAGGCAATCACTAATGCCATAGTGAAAGACTTTCTGATTTTGAAG GGTCCATGTCCAAATTGCGGAAATGAAAATCTTTCCTTCTTTGGGACTATATTGTCAGTGCCTAGCGGTGGTGCAAAAAACAGTGTGAAATGTGCAAA TTGCGGCACTGCGATGGTGTATGACTCCGCATCCCGGTTGATTACACTCCCAGAATTAGCAGAGGCATAA